Proteins encoded together in one Tissierellales bacterium window:
- a CDS encoding metallopeptidase TldD-related protein gives MLKEKYINKTKETSINVNQTKIDSIKRTNIEKTSLRIYKNGYIGYAGAIGDYNEKTLKNRALESLNNKISYNYEVEGNKSMEEDLSTEIINEDKLVEEFEELLSTLKKEQPEFFFSNKIYLIENETKIINDNNLSLYYKDKILSLLLLFKEKKSINVFDGYIQLIGREYNSNLILEYINNTCNAYKNQVKLPTKEKLPIVFPSSDMGPFIKFIKDLDGNNFGSGSSLFSNKKGQKIFDDNFTLYQNNNPKETFVPFFDKEGVVNKNYKYPLINKGVLNSPYTDKRTSNKYSLPLTGAASGEYDGIPKLGFPRLSIKESEKTAKELLGGEMGIFIIVAQGGDFTTDGSFATPVQLSLLFDGEKFVGRLPEINISSNVFDMFGSSFRGVSKDTLSPISNDKFLIMDMKVNKL, from the coding sequence ATGTTAAAGGAAAAATATATAAATAAAACTAAAGAAACATCTATTAATGTTAATCAAACGAAAATTGACTCTATTAAAAGAACAAATATAGAAAAAACAAGTCTTAGAATATATAAAAATGGATATATAGGATATGCAGGAGCCATAGGAGATTATAATGAGAAGACATTAAAAAATAGAGCTTTAGAATCTCTAAATAACAAGATCTCATATAATTATGAGGTTGAAGGTAATAAATCTATGGAAGAAGACTTATCTACTGAAATAATTAATGAAGATAAATTAGTAGAAGAATTTGAAGAATTACTAAGCACACTTAAAAAAGAGCAACCAGAATTCTTTTTCTCTAATAAAATATATCTTATAGAAAATGAAACTAAAATTATTAATGACAATAACCTTAGTTTATATTATAAAGACAAAATATTATCCTTATTATTATTATTTAAAGAAAAAAAGTCTATAAATGTTTTTGATGGTTATATTCAACTTATAGGTAGAGAATATAATAGTAACCTGATATTAGAATATATTAATAATACCTGTAATGCATATAAAAATCAAGTTAAACTACCAACTAAAGAAAAATTACCAATAGTATTTCCTTCAAGTGATATGGGACCTTTCATAAAATTTATAAAAGATTTAGATGGAAATAATTTTGGTAGTGGTAGCTCCTTATTCAGTAATAAAAAAGGCCAAAAGATTTTTGATGATAATTTTACACTATATCAAAATAATAATCCTAAAGAAACTTTCGTTCCATTTTTTGATAAAGAAGGGGTAGTCAATAAAAATTATAAATATCCACTTATAAACAAAGGAGTACTTAACTCTCCTTATACAGATAAAAGAACTTCTAATAAATACAGTTTACCTTTGACTGGAGCAGCATCTGGCGAATATGACGGAATACCAAAATTAGGTTTTCCAAGGTTAAGTATTAAAGAATCAGAAAAAACTGCAAAAGAACTACTTGGTGGGGAAATGGGAATATTCATAATAGTTGCTCAAGGCGGAGACTTTACAACAGATGGAAGCTTTGCAACCCCTGTGCAATTATCCTTATTATTTGATGGCGAAAAATTTGTTGGCAGACTTCCTGAAATAAACATCTCATCAAATGTTTTTGATATGTTTGGAAGTTCTTTCCGTGGAGTCAGTAAAGATACTTTAAGTCCTATTTCCAATGACAAGTTTTTAATTATGGATATGAAAGTAAATAAATT
- a CDS encoding TldD/PmbA family protein: MFKFPKSLYTDVRIENVYETQITYTLGEIEESKIRSYEAAFIRVFDGDRWYYGSTTNVDNIQDEINSLASYAKPNQKINNNPIINKLQKNTEELIKFQNNNITKIKMNEKHNLLKKFFPILKENKYIKHWKTIYVDNYVKKKFFSSKGSKVIHDSQFTGFSVSMNFSHEDKKFSDSFQNSNVVFENLDTKLEEFKDFIKKCENFLLNSKPVKPEKYTVILSPEAAGVFAHESFGHKSEADFMIGDTTMEKEWAIGKKVGSNILSIVDDGNIPGRGYVPFDDEGTKAKKTYLIRNGLLKGRLHSAITANSLRENLTGNARAVSFEYEPIVRMTTTYIESGNKTKEELFSEVENGIYIETIKHGSGMSTFTIAPSIAYYIKDGKITEPVNISVVTGNVMETLEEIDGLSNEVKLSNFILGGCGKMEQNPLSVGFGGPYVRVNNLNVQ; the protein is encoded by the coding sequence ATGTTTAAATTTCCGAAAAGTCTATATACAGATGTACGGATTGAAAACGTATATGAGACACAAATCACCTATACTCTAGGAGAGATTGAGGAATCGAAAATAAGAAGTTATGAAGCTGCTTTTATCAGAGTTTTTGATGGGGATAGATGGTATTATGGTTCCACAACAAATGTAGATAATATTCAAGATGAAATTAACTCCTTAGCTTCTTACGCAAAACCTAATCAAAAAATAAATAACAACCCAATAATTAATAAACTTCAAAAAAACACAGAAGAATTAATTAAATTCCAAAACAATAATATTACAAAAATTAAAATGAACGAAAAACATAATCTACTAAAAAAGTTCTTCCCTATACTAAAAGAAAATAAGTACATCAAGCATTGGAAAACTATCTATGTAGATAATTATGTTAAGAAAAAGTTCTTTTCTAGTAAAGGATCAAAAGTTATTCATGATTCACAATTTACTGGTTTTTCTGTAAGCATGAACTTTTCCCATGAAGATAAAAAGTTTTCTGATTCCTTTCAAAATTCTAATGTTGTCTTTGAAAATTTAGATACAAAATTAGAGGAGTTCAAAGATTTTATTAAGAAATGCGAAAACTTTCTACTAAACTCTAAACCTGTTAAACCTGAAAAATATACAGTTATATTATCTCCTGAAGCAGCAGGAGTTTTTGCCCATGAAAGTTTTGGCCATAAAAGTGAGGCCGATTTTATGATTGGTGATACTACTATGGAAAAAGAATGGGCTATAGGAAAAAAAGTAGGAAGTAATATTCTCTCTATTGTAGATGATGGTAATATTCCAGGTAGGGGCTACGTACCCTTTGATGATGAAGGCACAAAAGCCAAAAAAACATATCTAATTAGAAATGGGCTATTAAAGGGTAGATTGCATAGTGCCATAACAGCCAATTCCTTAAGGGAAAATTTAACTGGAAATGCTAGAGCAGTTAGCTTCGAATATGAACCTATAGTCCGAATGACTACTACTTATATAGAATCTGGGAACAAAACAAAAGAAGAATTATTTTCTGAAGTTGAAAATGGAATATATATCGAAACTATTAAACACGGTTCTGGAATGTCTACTTTTACAATAGCTCCATCTATTGCTTATTATATTAAAGACGGAAAAATTACAGAACCAGTAAATATATCTGTAGTCACTGGTAATGTAATGGAAACATTAGAAGAGATTGATGGCCTTTCTAATGAAGTAAAACTTTCTAATTTTATCCTAGGTGGCTGTGGGAAAATGGAACAGAACCCACTATCTGTTGGTTTCGGCGGTCCTTATGTAAGAGTTAATAATCTTAATGTTCAGTAG